The DNA segment GGCTGGTCCTCAGCACCGTGGTCAGCTCGGCGCTGTAGACCTCCTGCCGCTGCGGGCTCAGGAAGCGCTCCCGCTGCCCCTCGAGGCTCTGCTGGTGTTTGACATTCCAGTTCTTGGCCTGACGGTGGGTGCGCCGGTCTACGCCCTCGATCAAGGGAGGCGGGGGCAGCGGCCACCCCGGCAGCCCGCGAAGCCCGAAGTTAGCCACGTCTCAGGGTGCGGGAgtggcggggtggggcggggctaCCGGTCAGGGGGGAGGGGCGGCACTCTGCTCGCCGGCAGGAAGCAGAGGTCGTAGTGATTGTTTTTAGAAGCTTTGGCAACGAGTGTGTGAGGGACGccttgcgtgtgcgtgtgtgggcggAGCGAGGCACGAGGGTGTGCGGAACCAGTACGTGCAGGGGCAGCACCGCCCTCCACACGGGGAGAACAGAcagcgagaggaggaggggcagtagCAGGGGCGGAAGGGAGGCAGGTGTTCCTACCCACCGTCGTGGTGGCCCTCAGTGCCTCCGAGGGCGCCCCCCACGCCTGTCCCCGGCACGTGTCCAGGGTCGGTGGGCGccatgccccgccccgcccaccacACACCCTCACGCCGCCAGGCAGCGCATCACGCCCATCAACAAGacacgtgtgtctgtctgtccttgaaATCACCAATGGCTTCCTTGTGACAGAGTGAATGTTGAGGACAGTGAGCAGCCTGCGGGAACACGGCATTCAACGGCGCggcacaccaacaccaacaccactaataCAACCCTCCCGGCAACAATACAACACCACCCAGacgacaccaccacaacacaacagtaCGCACCCAATGCTGCCCTCCCTGTGACGCGACACTAACACCCAAGACTGGGCCTGCACCTgttgacgtcacacacacacacacacacaaacacacacacgtcaccgaGGCGCCAGACAACACACAGGTGGCGGCGGGCGCTGGATGGATGACGCAACTCTTAGAAAGATCAATTTTCCGTGGCCGGCCTGGGTGGAATTCGCGGAGGTGTGGATATGTAACTAtcacacgccacgccacgccacctccacactccacacagcaGGCGAAGGCGTGGCGGGAGGAAGCCCCACGCCCTCCCGCCGCGCCCTGACGTCACCTCGGCCCCACCCAAGCCTAACATGACCTAATGGGCGGCGTGATAAGTAGACCGATTCACCCCGACAGGAAAACCGACTGCGGGGTGTTATCTGCTCTCTTATC comes from the Portunus trituberculatus isolate SZX2019 chromosome 25, ASM1759143v1, whole genome shotgun sequence genome and includes:
- the LOC123508964 gene encoding uncharacterized protein LOC123508964, which gives rise to MLNGRNKVLLTVLNIHSVTRKPLVISRTDRHTCLVDGRDALPGGVRVCGGRGGAWRPPTLDTCRGQAWGAPSEALRATTTVGRNTCLPSAPATAPPPLAVCSPRVEGGAAPARTGSAHPRASLRPHTHTQGVPHTLVAKASKNNHYDLCFLPASRVPPLPPDR